From Mannheimia pernigra, one genomic window encodes:
- a CDS encoding TRAP transporter small permease yields the protein MKSFAQLVGKVLEAFVVIILSAMSILVFLNVVLRYGFNSSINITEEISRFMFVWLAFLGAVLAFSHNQHVSVTMLTEKLPPVARKILSIFTDLAMLFCCYLIVDGSWIQFQLNINNLAPISGLPQGITFLASTIAGVLIGILILARVVATISVLARGESQ from the coding sequence ATGAAATCCTTTGCTCAATTAGTTGGAAAAGTGCTAGAGGCATTTGTGGTGATTATTTTATCTGCAATGTCGATTCTGGTTTTCCTTAACGTTGTGTTACGTTACGGTTTTAATAGCAGTATTAATATCACTGAAGAAATTTCTCGTTTTATGTTTGTGTGGCTGGCATTTTTAGGTGCAGTATTAGCCTTTAGTCATAATCAGCATGTAAGTGTCACGATGCTGACCGAAAAGCTCCCCCCTGTTGCGAGAAAAATATTAAGTATTTTTACCGATCTGGCCATGCTATTTTGCTGCTATTTAATCGTAGATGGTAGTTGGATTCAATTTCAGTTAAATATTAATAATCTTGCCCCTATTTCAGGCTTACCCCAAGGCATTACTTTCCTTGCTAGCACAATTGCTGGTGTGTTAATCGGGATCTTAATTCTTGCGCGTGTTGTAGCAACCATAAGTGTACTTGCAAGAGGAGAAAGTCAATGA
- a CDS encoding MltR family transcriptional regulator, giving the protein MIVDCIDKLSEEATLKGFLTTANQLFANSVAQLIERVFRKTDFALKSVVDSLFEHQGPLADLSVRLKVLLGLGVISPKVFEDISLFLEVKSHLSEEEDDFPFSHPAVVQFAKDLNHIDFLPINQLLNVKAKNGNKDSMLFQMQQMRLEKMVRSSLILAITEIDEQLNVESPL; this is encoded by the coding sequence ATGATTGTGGACTGCATAGATAAACTGAGTGAGGAAGCCACCTTAAAAGGCTTCCTCACCACGGCCAATCAACTGTTTGCGAATTCGGTAGCACAGTTGATTGAGCGAGTGTTTCGTAAAACGGATTTTGCATTAAAATCGGTTGTGGACTCTTTGTTTGAACATCAAGGTCCACTTGCCGATCTTTCAGTTCGTTTAAAAGTCCTGCTTGGCTTAGGTGTGATTTCCCCTAAAGTATTTGAAGATATTTCGCTTTTTCTTGAAGTGAAATCCCATTTAAGCGAAGAGGAAGACGATTTTCCTTTCTCCCACCCTGCGGTCGTGCAATTTGCCAAAGATTTAAATCACATTGATTTTTTGCCTATCAACCAATTGCTGAACGTAAAGGCGAAAAACGGCAATAAAGATTCAATGTTATTTCAAATGCAGCAAATGCGACTAGAAAAAATGGTACGCTCTAGCTTGATTTTAGCCATTACCGAAATTGATGAGCAGCTTAATGTTGAAAGTCCGCTATAA
- the yiaK gene encoding 3-dehydro-L-gulonate 2-dehydrogenase: protein MRVSYDDLKAQFKRVLLARNVREDIAEECATVFADTTQAGAYSHGVNRFPRFIQQLENGDIVPEAVPTKVLSLGAIEQWDAHQAIGNLTAKKMMDRAMELASQNGIGVVALRNANHWMRGGSYGWQAAEKGYIGICWTNALAVMPPWGAKECRVGTNPLIIAIPTTPITMVDMSCSMYSYGMLEVHRLAGRQTFVDAGFDDEGNPTRDPATVEKNRRLMPMGFWKGSGLSIVLDMIATLLSNGESTAAVTEDKDDEYCVSQVYIAIEVDRLIDGKTKDEKLNRIMDYVRTAERADPDVAVRLPGHEFTQILADNKENGIPVDDSVWERLQAL from the coding sequence ATTCGAGTTTCTTACGATGACTTAAAAGCCCAATTTAAACGTGTTCTTCTTGCCCGTAATGTGCGTGAAGACATTGCAGAAGAGTGTGCTACTGTATTTGCCGATACGACTCAAGCAGGCGCATATTCACACGGTGTAAACCGTTTTCCTCGTTTTATCCAACAATTAGAAAATGGCGATATTGTGCCTGAAGCTGTGCCGACTAAAGTACTTTCTTTGGGCGCGATTGAACAGTGGGATGCTCATCAAGCAATTGGCAATTTAACTGCTAAAAAAATGATGGATAGAGCGATGGAGCTTGCATCACAAAATGGTATTGGTGTCGTGGCTCTGCGTAACGCAAACCACTGGATGCGTGGCGGTTCTTACGGCTGGCAAGCAGCGGAGAAGGGCTATATTGGTATCTGCTGGACGAACGCTTTAGCTGTTATGCCACCTTGGGGTGCTAAAGAATGCCGTGTAGGGACTAACCCATTAATTATTGCGATCCCCACTACGCCAATCACAATGGTGGATATGTCTTGCTCAATGTACTCTTATGGTATGTTGGAAGTGCACCGCTTAGCAGGTCGTCAAACCTTTGTGGACGCTGGTTTTGATGACGAAGGTAACCCAACTCGTGATCCTGCAACTGTTGAGAAAAACCGCCGCTTAATGCCTATGGGATTTTGGAAAGGTTCGGGCTTATCTATCGTATTAGATATGATTGCAACATTACTTTCTAATGGCGAATCCACTGCTGCGGTAACTGAAGATAAAGATGATGAATATTGCGTCTCGCAAGTGTATATCGCGATTGAAGTAGATCGCTTAATTGATGGCAAAACTAAAGACGAAAAACTTAATCGTATTATGGATTACGTCCGCACTGCGGAGCGAGCAGATCCAGATGTGGCTGTTCGTTTACCAGGACACGAATTTACCCAAATTCTTGCCGATAACAAGGAAAATGGCATTCCTGTTGATGATAGCGTTTGGGAGAGATTACAAGCCTTATAA
- a CDS encoding TRAP transporter large permease subunit codes for MTVVIFLSVLLGSILLGIPVAFSLLVCGIALMVHLDLFDAQILAQQIVSGADSFSLMAIPFFILAGEVMNEGGLSKRIIDLPMKLVGHKRGGLGFVAILAAMIMASLSGSAVADTAAVAAMLLPMMKTTGYPLDKSAGLIGTAGIIAPIIPPSIPFIVFGVASGVSITKLFLAGIFPGIMMGICLAMLWWWQAKRLDLMTFSKATKEELCISFKNSIWALLLPVIIIGGFRSGMFTPTEAGAVATFYALVVSLFVYRELKFKDLYKVILAAAKTTAVVMFLVAAANVTGWLITIAELPMMLTELLEPLIESPTTLLLVIMLSVFIIGMVMDLTPTVLILTPVLMPLVQEAGIDPVYFGVLFILNTSIGLITPPVGNVLNVITGVSKLPFDQAAKGILPYMIMMVALLLLFVFFPSLILVPLSWMQ; via the coding sequence ATGACTGTCGTAATTTTCCTTTCTGTGTTACTCGGCTCAATTTTACTAGGCATTCCAGTTGCTTTCTCACTACTTGTTTGTGGTATAGCATTAATGGTGCATTTAGATTTATTCGATGCTCAAATTCTTGCTCAGCAAATTGTAAGTGGTGCAGATAGCTTCTCGTTAATGGCGATTCCGTTTTTCATTCTTGCAGGTGAAGTGATGAATGAGGGCGGGTTATCCAAACGTATTATTGATTTGCCGATGAAATTGGTCGGTCATAAGCGTGGTGGCTTAGGTTTTGTAGCAATTCTTGCTGCTATGATTATGGCGAGCCTTTCAGGTTCAGCTGTTGCTGACACCGCAGCAGTTGCGGCAATGCTGTTGCCAATGATGAAAACCACAGGTTATCCGCTGGATAAATCTGCAGGCTTGATTGGTACGGCAGGAATCATTGCTCCAATCATTCCACCAAGCATTCCGTTTATTGTCTTTGGTGTAGCAAGTGGTGTGTCTATTACTAAATTATTCCTAGCAGGCATTTTTCCTGGCATTATGATGGGTATTTGCTTAGCGATGTTATGGTGGTGGCAAGCAAAACGCTTAGACTTAATGACTTTCTCTAAAGCAACAAAAGAAGAACTTTGTATCTCATTTAAAAACAGTATTTGGGCGTTATTGTTACCCGTTATTATTATCGGCGGATTCCGCTCAGGGATGTTCACCCCAACAGAAGCCGGGGCTGTCGCCACATTCTATGCGTTAGTTGTTTCACTTTTCGTGTACCGTGAACTTAAATTTAAAGATTTATACAAAGTCATATTAGCCGCGGCGAAAACGACAGCTGTGGTAATGTTCTTGGTTGCTGCAGCGAATGTAACGGGTTGGTTAATTACGATTGCCGAATTGCCAATGATGCTCACAGAACTTTTAGAGCCATTAATCGAAAGCCCAACCACATTATTATTAGTGATTATGCTCTCAGTATTTATTATCGGAATGGTGATGGACTTAACGCCAACGGTATTAATTTTAACCCCTGTACTAATGCCCTTAGTGCAAGAAGCTGGAATTGATCCAGTATATTTCGGTGTGTTATTTATTTTAAACACCTCAATTGGCTTAATTACGCCACCCGTTGGTAATGTATTAAACGTGATTACCGGTGTATCAAAATTACCGTTTGACCAAGCAGCCAAAGGAATACTCCCTTATATGATAATGATGGTTGCCTTGTTATTACTCTTTGTATTCTTCCCGTCGCTGATTTTAGTGCCGTTAAGCTGGATGCAGTAA
- a CDS encoding YhcH/YjgK/YiaL family protein, whose protein sequence is MYFGHISNYNPVQYPKAIQLALDYLKNTDFDAMEAGVYELKGRQIYVQVLDLDTKEKSAYQPEVHQHYLDVQYLHKGVELMAAAIDLGNNPVAKEYDVERDIKFYSAVQNENEFRCKPGNFAIFFPEDTHRTAIFAGEAQIRKVVVKIAISEL, encoded by the coding sequence ATGTATTTCGGTCATATTTCAAATTACAACCCAGTTCAGTATCCGAAAGCGATTCAATTGGCATTGGATTATCTGAAAAATACCGATTTTGATGCGATGGAGGCAGGCGTTTACGAGCTAAAAGGGCGTCAAATTTATGTGCAGGTGTTAGATTTAGACACTAAAGAAAAATCAGCTTATCAACCTGAAGTGCATCAACATTATTTAGATGTGCAGTATCTGCATAAAGGCGTAGAGTTGATGGCAGCGGCGATTGATTTAGGTAATAATCCAGTGGCTAAGGAATACGACGTAGAACGTGATATAAAATTCTACTCCGCCGTACAAAATGAAAATGAATTCCGCTGCAAGCCAGGTAATTTTGCCATATTTTTCCCTGAGGATACGCACCGCACCGCTATTTTTGCAGGCGAGGCTCAAATCCGCAAAGTTGTGGTTAAAATTGCGATTAGTGAACTCTAG
- a CDS encoding sugar ABC transporter ATP-binding protein: MTQPILSMHHIIKRFGSHTAVNDVSLDIHSGEIVALLGENGAGKSTLIKILAGIYHCDEGEILFHNQKIQSANAIEKGNKKPIAFIHQDLGLIEWMTIAENMAFVMGFPRRFGLIDWAKVREQSQKALDFVGIKLSADTRVFDLSRTEKALLAIARAVAVNAEILVLDEPTASLPASDVEHLFTVLNRLREQGVGMIYVTHRLDEVIAISDRILVMRDGFPVAEGQTKLYDVKGLVKAIVGEESRGRQRVALPTDMPEILHLEKVVVGDTGPVNFRLHKGEMIALAGLRGAGQEEIGRLLFGERTLDQGVIQLDKRPYFAKNPQDAIAKGVALVAGDRTRESVFMSMTTSENLFINPVLSGHSPLKRYSRREEWGESWYKFQLFDIRPKNLFIDASALSGGNQQKIVLARWMHLNTPILILEDPTAGVDVGARAEIYDLLNKALAEGVAIIVISTDFEEIAHLCNRALVFNRGEIAGELLNEEVTFANLLALASDSKSKQAV, translated from the coding sequence ATGACACAGCCAATATTGAGTATGCATCACATCATTAAACGCTTCGGTAGCCATACTGCGGTGAATGATGTCAGCCTTGATATTCATTCAGGCGAAATTGTTGCATTATTAGGGGAAAACGGTGCGGGTAAATCCACACTGATTAAGATTCTTGCAGGTATTTACCATTGTGATGAAGGCGAGATCTTATTCCACAACCAAAAAATCCAATCAGCGAATGCGATTGAAAAAGGCAATAAAAAGCCGATTGCGTTTATTCACCAAGATCTAGGTTTAATTGAATGGATGACGATTGCGGAAAATATGGCTTTTGTAATGGGTTTTCCTCGCCGCTTTGGCTTAATTGACTGGGCAAAGGTGCGTGAGCAATCCCAAAAAGCCCTCGATTTTGTTGGTATTAAACTTTCTGCAGATACCCGTGTTTTTGATTTGAGCCGTACTGAAAAAGCCTTACTTGCTATTGCCCGTGCGGTTGCAGTCAATGCTGAGATTCTAGTTTTAGATGAACCCACTGCCTCCCTTCCAGCTTCCGATGTAGAACATCTCTTTACTGTCCTTAACCGCTTGCGTGAGCAGGGTGTAGGAATGATCTATGTTACTCATCGTTTAGATGAAGTAATTGCGATTTCTGACCGCATTTTAGTTATGCGTGATGGTTTCCCTGTTGCTGAAGGACAAACCAAACTTTATGATGTGAAAGGTTTGGTGAAAGCGATTGTGGGAGAGGAGAGCCGTGGCAGACAACGAGTAGCTCTACCAACGGATATGCCAGAAATTCTTCATCTTGAAAAAGTTGTTGTTGGCGATACTGGCCCTGTAAACTTCCGCTTACATAAAGGCGAAATGATTGCTCTTGCAGGCTTGCGTGGTGCAGGGCAAGAGGAAATTGGTCGATTACTGTTTGGCGAACGTACGCTTGATCAAGGTGTCATTCAGTTAGACAAGCGGCCATATTTTGCTAAAAATCCGCAAGATGCGATTGCCAAAGGTGTGGCTCTGGTTGCAGGCGACCGTACCCGTGAAAGCGTATTTATGTCAATGACAACGAGTGAAAACTTGTTTATCAATCCAGTACTAAGTGGACATTCTCCGCTCAAACGTTACTCTCGTCGCGAGGAGTGGGGGGAGAGTTGGTATAAATTCCAACTGTTCGATATTCGTCCGAAGAATCTGTTTATTGATGCGAGTGCTTTATCAGGCGGTAACCAGCAAAAAATCGTTCTTGCCCGTTGGATGCACTTAAATACTCCAATTCTGATTTTGGAAGATCCAACAGCAGGGGTGGATGTGGGTGCAAGAGCTGAAATTTACGATTTACTCAATAAAGCATTGGCCGAAGGTGTTGCTATTATTGTGATTTCTACCGATTTTGAGGAAATCGCTCATTTATGTAACCGAGCGTTAGTTTTCAATCGCGGTGAAATTGCGGGCGAACTCCTTAATGAAGAAGTAACTTTTGCGAATTTATTGGCGTTAGCGTCGGATAGTAAATCTAAACAAGCGGTGTGA
- a CDS encoding mannitol-1-phosphate 5-dehydrogenase yields the protein MNALHFGAGNIGRGFIGKLLADSGVFVTFADINQMQIDQINENKQYGVKIVGEASRVEMVKNIAAINSKDEAAVIEQVKKVDLITTAVGPNVLGFIAPLFAKALVARVESGNTQPLNIIACENMVRGTTFFKNKIFENLTAEQQAEIEKIVGFVDSAVDRIVPPAELNEQDPLEVTVEEFSEWIVDKTQFKGTIPDIKGMELTDNLMAFVERKLFTLNTGHLICAYLGKQAGVKWIKEAIAIDDIKAAVRATMEESGAVLIKRYGFDEQAHNAYIEKILKRFANPYLDDNVNRVGREPIRKLSPSDRLTKPLLGTLEYGLPHTHLVNGVVMALQYRNEEDPQAVELAEFLANHSVEDAVEKYTGLTDQAVIDKVVGLYQ from the coding sequence ATGAACGCACTCCATTTCGGTGCAGGCAATATTGGGCGTGGCTTTATCGGCAAATTATTAGCAGATAGCGGTGTATTCGTCACTTTTGCTGATATTAACCAAATGCAAATTGATCAAATAAATGAAAACAAACAATACGGTGTGAAAATTGTTGGTGAGGCAAGCCGTGTTGAAATGGTTAAAAATATCGCTGCAATCAATTCTAAAGATGAAGCGGCAGTGATTGAGCAAGTAAAAAAAGTTGATTTAATTACTACTGCGGTTGGCCCGAACGTATTAGGCTTTATTGCGCCACTTTTTGCTAAAGCGTTAGTGGCTCGTGTAGAAAGTGGAAATACTCAGCCATTAAATATTATTGCCTGTGAAAATATGGTACGTGGTACCACTTTCTTTAAAAACAAAATTTTTGAAAACTTAACTGCCGAACAACAAGCTGAAATTGAAAAAATAGTTGGCTTTGTTGATTCTGCCGTAGATAGAATTGTGCCACCAGCAGAATTAAATGAACAAGATCCGCTAGAGGTAACCGTTGAAGAATTTAGTGAATGGATTGTGGATAAAACGCAATTTAAAGGCACCATTCCAGATATTAAAGGAATGGAATTAACCGATAACCTAATGGCGTTTGTTGAACGTAAATTATTTACGCTTAACACTGGGCATTTAATTTGTGCCTACTTAGGTAAACAAGCGGGCGTAAAATGGATTAAAGAAGCGATTGCTATTGATGATATAAAAGCGGCAGTAAGGGCGACAATGGAAGAAAGCGGTGCGGTATTAATTAAACGCTACGGCTTTGATGAGCAAGCGCACAATGCGTATATTGAGAAAATTTTGAAACGCTTTGCAAACCCCTATCTAGACGATAATGTAAATCGGGTTGGTCGCGAGCCCATTCGTAAACTCAGCCCAAGTGATCGTTTAACCAAACCACTTTTAGGCACGTTGGAGTACGGCTTACCGCACACTCATTTAGTTAATGGCGTGGTAATGGCATTGCAATATCGTAATGAGGAAGATCCACAAGCGGTCGAATTAGCAGAATTTCTTGCAAATCACAGTGTGGAGGATGCAGTTGAAAAATATACAGGCTTAACGGATCAAGCTGTTATTGATAAAGTGGTCGGGTTATATCAATAA
- a CDS encoding TRAP transporter substrate-binding protein, with protein sequence MKLFNLKTLAALVAGIAVMSSSAIADVSLRFGYEAPRSDSQHIAAKKFNELLNEKTKGEIKLKLFPDSTLGNAQTMISGVRGGTIDIEMSGSPNFTGLEPKLNVIDIPFIFKDREHVYKVLDGEIGQGLLKDLESQGLKGLAFWDVGFRAFSNSKHSVTKPEDIKGLKVRTNQNPMYIQAFNLLGSNPVPMPLSELYTALETRAVDAQEHPIGIFWSAKLFEVQKHLSLTNHGYTPLIVVMNKAKFDSLSPDLQKALLDAAKEAGQFQRDLNVKNEKEIIEKLRKQGIEVIEQIDNAPFKAVIEADVRKSFIEKHGDELLKKVDALAN encoded by the coding sequence ATGAAATTATTTAATTTAAAAACTTTAGCAGCATTAGTGGCAGGCATTGCAGTGATGAGCTCTTCAGCAATTGCTGATGTGTCTCTTCGTTTTGGTTATGAAGCGCCTCGTTCAGACAGTCAACATATTGCAGCAAAAAAATTTAATGAGTTGTTAAACGAAAAAACTAAAGGCGAAATCAAATTAAAACTTTTCCCAGACAGCACTTTAGGCAATGCACAAACGATGATCAGTGGAGTGCGTGGTGGTACGATCGACATCGAAATGTCTGGCTCACCCAATTTCACTGGTCTTGAGCCAAAATTAAATGTGATTGATATTCCATTTATCTTCAAAGATCGTGAACACGTTTACAAAGTATTGGACGGCGAAATTGGTCAAGGTTTATTAAAAGATTTAGAATCCCAAGGCTTAAAAGGCTTAGCGTTCTGGGACGTCGGATTCCGTGCATTCTCAAACTCTAAACATTCAGTCACTAAACCTGAAGATATTAAAGGCTTAAAAGTACGTACAAATCAAAATCCGATGTATATTCAAGCGTTTAACTTATTGGGCAGTAACCCAGTGCCAATGCCACTTTCTGAGCTTTACACTGCGTTAGAAACTCGTGCGGTAGATGCACAAGAGCATCCAATTGGTATCTTCTGGTCGGCTAAATTATTTGAAGTACAAAAACACTTGAGCTTAACTAATCATGGCTATACACCGTTAATCGTGGTGATGAACAAAGCAAAATTTGACAGCTTAAGCCCAGACCTTCAAAAGGCATTATTAGATGCAGCAAAAGAAGCAGGCCAATTCCAACGTGATTTAAATGTGAAAAATGAAAAAGAGATCATCGAAAAATTACGTAAACAAGGTATTGAGGTCATTGAACAAATAGACAACGCACCATTTAAAGCGGTTATTGAAGCCGATGTTCGTAAATCATTTATCGAAAAACACGGTGATGAATTATTGAAAAAAGTAGATGCGTTAGCGAACTAA
- a CDS encoding ABC transporter permease: protein MAQTNIKSTALEQPVSIARDGFMAWFSQMSTRYGLLGLCILLVIVFSLTTDSFASMLTLNAILESKSKIALLALAATTTMIVGKIDLNVGFGIVLWHILVITLQVQYGFSWYMAILVVLVIAALYGLLNGILVALADIDSFVATLGSGTVLYAVALWHSGGRQIVGDLPDEFIALNSTEFFGIPISAFYVLAVAIALWLVTEHTPTGRAMYAVGANPAAARLNGINIKKYTIVPFVVSSVITAFTGVLISAQQGVGQASVGMDYLLPALVGAFLGSTTIRPGRINVWGTVVGIAILAIGISGIQQFGGAFWVEPLFNGATLLLSITIAGYAQRKRLLNQKAVQKKSTN, encoded by the coding sequence ATGGCTCAAACAAACATCAAATCAACAGCGTTAGAACAACCCGTTTCTATCGCTCGTGATGGCTTTATGGCGTGGTTTTCACAAATGTCCACTCGTTATGGTTTATTAGGTCTTTGTATCCTATTAGTGATTGTTTTCTCACTTACTACAGATTCTTTTGCCTCAATGCTGACACTCAATGCAATTTTAGAAAGTAAATCGAAAATTGCACTTTTAGCTTTAGCAGCAACGACTACGATGATTGTTGGTAAAATTGACCTAAATGTTGGTTTTGGTATTGTGTTATGGCACATTTTAGTTATTACCTTGCAAGTACAATATGGCTTCTCTTGGTATATGGCAATTCTTGTCGTCTTGGTCATCGCTGCTCTTTATGGATTGCTAAATGGAATTTTAGTTGCTTTGGCAGATATTGACAGCTTTGTCGCAACGCTTGGTTCAGGTACGGTGCTTTATGCAGTTGCATTGTGGCACTCAGGCGGGCGTCAAATTGTGGGTGATTTACCAGATGAATTTATCGCACTCAATAGTACGGAGTTTTTCGGTATTCCCATTTCAGCATTTTATGTATTAGCGGTTGCGATTGCATTATGGTTAGTCACCGAGCACACCCCAACTGGTCGTGCAATGTATGCAGTAGGAGCAAACCCAGCCGCTGCTCGTTTAAACGGAATCAATATTAAAAAATACACTATCGTACCGTTTGTGGTTTCAAGTGTCATTACTGCTTTCACTGGTGTACTTATTTCTGCCCAACAAGGTGTAGGGCAGGCAAGTGTAGGTATGGACTACTTACTTCCAGCATTAGTAGGTGCATTTTTAGGAAGTACCACTATCCGTCCAGGACGTATTAATGTGTGGGGAACGGTAGTAGGTATTGCAATTCTTGCTATCGGTATTTCTGGTATTCAACAATTCGGTGGAGCCTTCTGGGTTGAGCCGCTATTTAATGGTGCAACATTGTTGCTTTCTATCACAATCGCAGGCTATGCTCAACGCAAACGCTTGTTAAATCAAAAAGCTGTACAGAAAAAATCAACCAACTAA
- a CDS encoding SLC13 family permease gives MQSLLVFVPDFLQQPLLWVMLLLVFAIWQFIQNKLRMDIVALIVMLFFSLTGILSVKEVLAGLSDPNVVLIALLFIVGEGLVRTGVANQVSDWLMRVSGASETKVLVLLMFSIALLGSFMSSTGIVAIFIPVVLAICAGMGISPRRLMMPLSVAGLISGMMTLIATPPNLVAHSELVKLGFNGFGFFSFTPIGLMILVLGIGYMLVARRWLDNGEQREELSTAKHFSMSHLIDEYQLRGRAKMLLVEPDSICVGKTIGQLDLRIGYGLNIIAIQRNKHFRKITINASVNEIFQPKDILLLDTALEDEAYQQRYEALRLRPIELKGEFFSTHYRSVGMAEISVMPEAECIGKTIRELKFRSRYHLSIVGLKRGDEIIQETLLDTPLKFGDVLLVMGVWQQIHRMDDDHRDFFLLRAPAESKNAPPALSQAPHALFSVLTMVILMITGVVPNVMAALIACLMLGKFRCVDVKSAYDSIHMPSIILIVGMMPFSIALQKTGGVDLTVRLLLDVMHGSDVHFILIALFVFTAIISAFISNTATAILVMPIAIAIAQQLGYSPAPFAMTVAVSASAAFMTPVSSPVNTMVLAPAGYKFIDFVKVGVPFTVLVMLVSVFVIPILFPV, from the coding sequence ATGCAATCACTTCTTGTTTTTGTACCTGATTTTTTACAGCAACCACTCCTTTGGGTAATGCTTTTACTGGTTTTTGCCATTTGGCAATTTATCCAAAACAAGCTACGTATGGATATTGTTGCCTTAATTGTAATGCTCTTTTTTAGCTTGACAGGCATTTTGTCGGTGAAAGAAGTGCTGGCAGGATTAAGCGATCCAAATGTCGTGTTGATTGCTCTGCTTTTTATTGTGGGAGAAGGCCTAGTACGAACAGGTGTCGCAAACCAAGTGAGTGATTGGCTGATGCGAGTTTCAGGTGCAAGTGAAACTAAAGTATTAGTATTGTTAATGTTTTCTATTGCTTTACTTGGATCTTTTATGAGTTCTACTGGCATTGTGGCAATTTTTATTCCTGTTGTGCTAGCTATTTGTGCTGGAATGGGCATTTCTCCTCGCCGTTTAATGATGCCACTAAGTGTTGCAGGATTAATTAGTGGAATGATGACTTTAATTGCCACGCCTCCAAACTTAGTTGCTCATTCTGAATTAGTTAAATTAGGCTTTAATGGTTTTGGGTTTTTCAGCTTCACGCCAATTGGCTTAATGATTTTAGTATTAGGTATTGGCTATATGTTGGTTGCTCGCCGTTGGCTAGATAATGGCGAGCAGCGTGAAGAGTTAAGTACAGCTAAACACTTTTCTATGTCTCATTTAATTGATGAATATCAATTAAGAGGTAGGGCAAAAATGCTATTAGTAGAACCTGACTCAATTTGTGTTGGTAAAACTATTGGGCAATTGGATTTACGCATTGGATATGGTTTGAATATTATTGCCATTCAACGCAATAAACATTTCAGAAAAATCACGATTAATGCCTCTGTGAATGAAATATTCCAACCCAAAGATATTTTACTGCTTGATACCGCTTTAGAGGACGAAGCCTATCAGCAACGTTATGAAGCGCTCAGACTCCGCCCCATTGAATTAAAAGGCGAATTTTTCTCTACACACTATCGCTCGGTAGGAATGGCGGAAATCTCAGTAATGCCTGAGGCAGAATGTATTGGTAAAACAATTCGAGAGTTAAAGTTTCGTTCAAGATACCATTTAAGCATTGTAGGTTTAAAACGTGGTGATGAAATCATACAAGAAACATTGCTTGATACACCATTAAAATTTGGCGATGTGTTATTAGTCATGGGCGTTTGGCAACAAATCCACCGAATGGACGATGATCATCGTGATTTCTTCTTATTACGAGCTCCTGCGGAAAGCAAAAATGCACCGCCTGCGTTAAGCCAAGCCCCTCACGCATTATTTTCTGTGCTAACAATGGTGATATTAATGATTACAGGCGTTGTGCCGAATGTAATGGCAGCATTGATTGCTTGTTTAATGTTAGGAAAATTTCGCTGTGTAGATGTAAAAAGTGCCTATGATTCCATTCATATGCCAAGCATTATTTTAATTGTGGGTATGATGCCATTTTCTATCGCACTGCAAAAAACGGGTGGGGTAGATTTAACCGTTCGCCTTTTGCTTGATGTGATGCACGGCTCAGATGTGCATTTTATTCTCATCGCCTTATTTGTGTTTACGGCTATTATTAGTGCCTTTATTTCCAACACGGCAACCGCTATTTTAGTGATGCCAATTGCGATCGCAATTGCACAACAACTCGGCTATTCACCTGCTCCATTTGCGATGACGGTTGCTGTTTCAGCCTCTGCTGCTTTTATGACACCAGTATCCTCGCCAGTAAACACAATGGTACTTGCCCCAGCAGGTTATAAATTTATTGATTTTGTTAAAGTGGGCGTGCCGTTTACGGTATTAGTGATGTTGGTTTCGGTATTTGTGATTCCTATTCTTTTCCCAGTTTAA